In Paenibacillus durus, the DNA window AGTAGCTGCCGCCCGTGCTGACGCCGCCAACCTGACCGTCCAGATAGTTCGGCGATCCGGCATAGGACATCTGAACGCTGGCAATCCGGTCAACCTGCGGAATCCGGGAAGAATAGCCGAAGCCGCCGGTAACCAGAATGACCACAGCGGCCAGCACCGCGCCAAGTCCGAACGGAAGCTTCAGAATGCCCCGGCTGAGTCCCCGGGAGCCGTTCTTCTGCACCAGCTCGGTAATCAGAAAGATGACAATAAACGTCAGGGAAGCGGCCAGAATGGAATATCCCGTTCCCATATCCGCCCCGTACTCCAGCACAATCGCAAAGCCGAGAAGCGGCAGCAGGAACGTGGAGGCGATGCCCAGAATACGGCTTGTTCCCGAGACGCCGGCGATTTCCGCTTTGCGGCGGGACAGCGCCGCAGCTCCGAGCGCGGCAATAACCAGTGAGGCGATGACCCAGCCCAGAAGGGGTAGCGCGCGTACCGGAGGCTGGATAAATCCGTCGAACCTAGTGTATTGAGCGCAGTAATCTTTGGCCGCCTGATAGAAGAACAGAACCGGATTATAGCTGGCCAGCTTGTCCAGAAGGCTCGCGCCCACTTCGACCGTCCCCGTACTCGCGGAGAACCCGAACGAGTTGCCGAAGAGCAGCTGCTTCATCAGCGAGTTGGCTCCGTACAGCAGGATCGAAGGTGCGCCGATAGCCATAAGGGAGTAGAATACCGCTTCCGTCATGGTTCCGACCATACTGCAGACAAGCGCCGTGACGCAGAAGCTGACGATACCCAGAATCAGGTAACCGGCATAGAGGTAGACACCCCCGGTAATAGCAAGCCCGGCGTAGCCCAGACTGCTGAATGCCGAAATGTTCATCATGAGAGAGATCATGATCGGAATGAAGATCACGACGGCAAGCATAATAATTCCGATGACAAAACGCAGGCCAAGCTGCTTCCCTCGGGTAATGCCCTGGGCAAAATACGCGTCCGATGAACGCTTCACCAGCATGAACCGGAACAGAACAATCGCCAGCGCGGCCCCGAATACGATGACGGCGGCATGAATGACTCCTGTCAGACTCTCGTAATAGAACCGGTACTGCATCTGATTATGCGTGTAGTTCTCGTCAAAAATCGATTTTCCGGGAATAAAGGCGGTCGATACGGGAATCAGCAGCAGAAATACCGCCAGGCCGAGCGCAGCTACGCCGAGACTTTGAATGAGCGCCCGTGTAAAGGCGTGGAGATAGACCGGAAAAGCGCGGTCCCGGGAAGGCGCTGCCGCCGCAGGCTCGGGAGAAGGCTCCGTGATCACACGGTCAAAAGAAGGTTGCGATGTCATATTCCTTATCCTCCATCTCATCCAAAAAGATTTCTTCCAGCGTCATCGGCTCGTTCGTGATCCAGAGCGGCGACGCCGATTCAAGCCGCTTCCGCAGCTCATCGGCCCCTCCGTCCCAGGTGAAGATATAGCTGTCGTCATCCCGCATAATATTGCGTGCCTGGATGCCGCGGAGCTGCTCGATTCCATTGCCGCCTAAAAAAGCAACTCGGTACTTGGTCCGTCGCTTGCGCATCTCATTGACGGTCGTTGCAAAGGACAAGCGTTTGTCGCGGATGATCGCGATGTAATCGCACAGTCCTTCGAGTTCCCGCAAATTGTGGGAGGAAATTACGATGTTGGTGCCGTGCTTTTTCATATATTCGAACATGATGCTCTTAAGCTGATTGCGCTTGGACAGATCCAGGCCGTCAAAAGACTCGTCCATAAGCAGATATTGGGGCATCGTAGCAAACGCCAGAATAAGCGCAGCCTGACGCTGCATGCCTTTGGAAAATCCGCTGATTCGCGCTTCCGGGTCCAGTTCGAAGAAATCGACCAGTTCCCTGTACGTTTTATGGCTCCAGTTCGGGTAGAACCCGCTGAAAAAGAGCGCCATCGACTGAAGCGAGCCCTGAGGCAGAAAATACGGATCGTCTTGGGCCATGAACAGTCTGCGTTTGAGGCTTTCATTCTCGTATACCGGTACGCCGCCGATGGTGATTC includes these proteins:
- a CDS encoding MFS transporter, whose translation is MTSQPSFDRVITEPSPEPAAAAPSRDRAFPVYLHAFTRALIQSLGVAALGLAVFLLLIPVSTAFIPGKSIFDENYTHNQMQYRFYYESLTGVIHAAVIVFGAALAIVLFRFMLVKRSSDAYFAQGITRGKQLGLRFVIGIIMLAVVIFIPIMISLMMNISAFSSLGYAGLAITGGVYLYAGYLILGIVSFCVTALVCSMVGTMTEAVFYSLMAIGAPSILLYGANSLMKQLLFGNSFGFSASTGTVEVGASLLDKLASYNPVLFFYQAAKDYCAQYTRFDGFIQPPVRALPLLGWVIASLVIAALGAAALSRRKAEIAGVSGTSRILGIASTFLLPLLGFAIVLEYGADMGTGYSILAASLTFIVIFLITELVQKNGSRGLSRGILKLPFGLGAVLAAVVILVTGGFGYSSRIPQVDRIASVQMSYAGSPNYLDGQVGGVSTGGSYYVMSNYTFSSKSDLEMITGLHKQIIDGGKGKLARDAENFSNTTVPYDIIVNYTLDNGSHLTRYYDRTKLSVLDKFLTLDKTEAVQKQTRRTITGTTESRYWAAGAFRNGLVYLANSSYTNPRQVILSDSQRKELLGHIADDVEAQSLEDRYYPKDQALGTIMFTQDGGQESLKFGYRLENSIIYVTPSFKNTLQYLKETGLYSYLENTEEIESITLQPYDPYVGMNKSKDPKSPFFLGYIADNDREFIQTKDFGANPVVSDPVKMDELAPLLKNDYYMSGGGYLACVKLKNKNLYVYKFLPAKGAPAYLADAGEHQH
- a CDS encoding ABC transporter ATP-binding protein — protein: MISIEGVSKTFGRFTALEDISFEIADGRICGLVGYNGAGKTTLLKMIAGIYRPEAGRITIGGVPVYENESLKRRLFMAQDDPYFLPQGSLQSMALFFSGFYPNWSHKTYRELVDFFELDPEARISGFSKGMQRQAALILAFATMPQYLLMDESFDGLDLSKRNQLKSIMFEYMKKHGTNIVISSHNLRELEGLCDYIAIIRDKRLSFATTVNEMRKRRTKYRVAFLGGNGIEQLRGIQARNIMRDDDSYIFTWDGGADELRKRLESASPLWITNEPMTLEEIFLDEMEDKEYDIATFF